In Phragmites australis chromosome 17, lpPhrAust1.1, whole genome shotgun sequence, the following are encoded in one genomic region:
- the LOC133897934 gene encoding protein ENHANCER OF LHP1 1 — translation MKGRAVKFREAHKSGSPALCSAAWGPGGNHIVTASAADTAILVHDAAAVVGSGGVGRGSGPAPVATIRLHKDGVTALAVAPGPGGSLASGSLDHSVKFYTFPEGEFQSNVTRFTLPIRSLAFNKKGTLLAAAGDDDGIKLIATIDNTISKVLKGHKGSATGLAFDPRNDYLASVDSFGTVIYWDLCFGGEARTLTRVAPTFRSDNSVKNVLCWSPDGQTLAVPGLRNNVVLYDRDTGEEVFTLKGDHEQPVCSLCWSPNGRYLATAGLDRQVLIWDVKSRQDIERQKFDERICSLAWKPDGNALLLIDVMGRFGIWESVVPSTLKSPTEGTPDLNSTKVPLFDDEDDEEKAGSSGGLEDDVDESLADSTPFSHKRLKRKSTFDDHSNGDSEDEDLIHKMESSKRMKDKHKDKKEGAGKARGDSATSGRLVTARMQAAFQPGSTPFQPGKRNFLAYNMLGSITTIENEGHSHVDVDFHDTGRGPRVPSMTDYFGFTMAALNESGSVFANACKGDKNMSTLMYRPFGSWAGNSEWSMRFEGEEVKAVALGTGWVAAVTSLNFLRIFTEGGLQMHILSVSGPVVTAAGHGDQLAIVSHASDCLPSGDQVLDVKVFNISEGVQSMSGRLVLTPSSQLSWFGFSENGQLSSYDSKGILRVFSSQFSGSWLPLFSSIKARKCEDESHWVVGLDATNIFCIQCKSPQSYPEVMPKPVLSILELSFPLASSDLGASSLENEFMMRKLHLSQIQKKMEEMAALGLDTTAFDDEAFNTEAALDRCILRLISSCCNGDKLVRATELAKLLTLEKSMKGALTLVTRLKLPILQEKFSSILEARMINDTRNSGTVVSCSNATITKNSPALSTHAVLAAKVVQSGNSLQESTLPKQNPVNQRSSSTEPMKAEGEQPKEINDSTRKVSPALTPLAKVPKNSETKRDRNGATNATAVDQNQNGGIDQIGAKKKSTEDYNRAEPKRPVNPFAKSSSSKEQSSSLLDSIKKMKVENEKVDKANSKKVNV, via the exons ATGAAAGGGCGCGCTGTGAAGTTCCGTGAGGCGCACAAGTCGGGCTCGCCGGCCCTCTGCTCCGCCGCGTGGGGCCCCGGCGGGAACCACATCGTCACCGCGTCGGCCGCCGACACCGCCATCCTTGTCCACGACGCCGCCGCTGTGGTCGGCAGTGGCGGCGTCGGACGGGGCTCGGGTCCGGCGCCGGTGGCTACGATCCGGCTCCACAAGGACGGCGTCACGGCGCTTGCCGTCGCACCGGGCCCCGGCGGCTCCCTGGCTTCCGGATCCCTCGATCATTCCGTCAAGTTCTACACATTCCCAG AGGGGGAGTTCCAGAGCAATGTTACCCGATTCACCCTCCCGATCCGGTCACTCGCTTTCAACAAGAAGGGGACCCTGCTGGCGGCagccggcgacgacgacggcatCAAACTGATTGCGACCATCGACAACACGATCTCCAAGGTGCTCAAGGGCCACAAGGGCTCCGCCACCGGGCTGGCTTTCGATCCCAGGAACGATTACTTGGCATCCGTCGACAGCTTCGGCACGGTCATCTATTGGGATCTTTGCTTCGGCGGTGAGGCCCGTACCCTGACGCGTGTCGCTCCCACATTCCGTTCAGATAACTCGGTGAAGAATGTCCTGTGCTGGAGCCCTGATGGGCAGACCCTTGCTGTTCCCGGATTGAGGAACAATGTGGTGTTGTATGATAGGGACACCGGGGAGGAGGTGTTCACGCTGAAAGGAGATCATGAGCAGCCAGTTTGCAGCCTTTGCTGGTCCCCGAATGGGAGGTACCTTGCCACTGCTGGCCTGGATAGGCAGGTGCTGATTTGGGATGTCAAGTCAAGGCAGGACATTGAGAGGCAGAAGTTTGATGAGAGGATATGTAGCTTGGCTTGGAAACCAGATGGAAATGCTTTACTGCTGATTGATGTCATGGGCAGGTTTGGCATTTGGGAGTCGGTCGTCCCTTCAACTCTGAAATCGCCTACTGAGGGAACACCTGACCTCAACTCGACCAAGGTTCCTTtgtttgatgatgaggatgatgaagagaAGGCAGGTTCCTCTGGTGGATTGGAGGATGATGTTGATGAAAGTCTTGCTGATTCAACTCCTTTCAGCCACAAGAGATTGAAGAGGAAGTCTACCTTTGATGACCACTCAAATGGGGATAGTGAAGATGAGGATTTAATTCATAAGATGGAATCGTCTAAGAGAATGAAAGATAAACATAAAGATAAAAAGGAGGGTGCTGGAAAGGCAAGAGGTGATTCAGCAACTTCAGGGAGGCTGGTTACAGCAAGAATGCAAGCTGCTTTCCAGCCTGGGTCAACACCTTTTCAGCCTGGGAAGCGAAATTTCCTTGCCTACAATATGCTTGGAAGTATAACTACAATTGAAAATGAGGGGCATTCACATGTAGAC GTTGACTTTCATGACACAGGAAGAGGCCCTAGAGTTCCTTCCATGACTGACTATTTTGGTTTCACAATGGCTGCCCTGAACGAATCAGGAAGTGTGTTTGCGAATGCATGCAAGGGGGACAAGAATATGAGTACTCTCATGTACCGCCCATTCGGTAGCTGGGCCGGTAATAGTGAG TGGTCAATGAGGTTTGAGGGGGAAGAAGTAAAGGCTGTGGCTCTTGGTACTGGATGGGTTGCTGCCGTCACAAGTTTAAATTTTTTGCGCATCTTCACGGAAGGAGGCTTGCAG ATGCATATCCTCTCAGTCAGTGGTCCAGTTGTTACAGCGGCAGGTCATGGGGACCAGCTAGCAATTGTATCCCATGCTTCAGATTGTCTCCCCTCAGGAGATCAG GTGCTGGATGTCAAAGTATTCAACATATCTGAGGGGGTACAATCAATGTCTGGCCGCCTTGTTTTGACTCCATCTTCTCAATTATCTTGGTTTGGTTTCAGTGAGAACGGCCAACTTAGTTCGTATGACTCCAAG GGAATACTGAGGGTCTTTTCCAGCCAATTCAGTGGGAGCTGGCTTCCACTTTTTAG TTCTATCAAGGCAAGAAAATGTGAAGATGAAAGCCATTGGGTGGTGGGTTTGGACGCTACTAATATATTCTGCATTCAATGCAAATCCCCCCAGTCTTATCCAGAG GTAATGCCCAAGCCTGTGCTGAGCATACTTGAGCTGTCATTTCCTCTCGCGTCATCTGACCTCGGAGCGAGTAGTTTGGAAAATGAGTTCATGATGAGGAAGCTGCATCTGTCACAG ATCCAGAAGAAAATGGAAGAAATGGCTGCATTGGGTCTGGACACAACTGCATTTGACGATGAAGCATTCAACACGGAGGCTGCACTTGACCGGTGCATCTTAAGGCTCATCTCCAGCTGCTGCAATG GTGATAAGCTTGTTCGAGCTACTGAGCTTGCAAAATTATTGACACTGGAGAAGTCAATGAAGGGAGCACTAACACTTGTGACACGCTTGAAACTGCCCATATTACAAGAGAAGTTCAGTTCTATACTTGAG GCGAGGATGATAAACGATACAAGAAATTCAGGAACTGTCGTTTCTTGCTCCAATGCTACAATTACAAAGAACTCACCAGCGCTGAGCACTCATGCAGTTCTAGCCGCTAAGGTTGTGCAAAGTGGAAACAGCTTGCAGGAATCTACATTGCCCAAACAGAATCCTGTCAACCAACGAAGCAGTTCAACTGAGCCAATGAAGGCAGAAGGAGAACAACCAAAAGAAATTAATGATAGCACTCGAAAGGTTTCACCTGCCCTTACACCATTAGCCAAGGTACCCAAAAACAGTGAAACAAAGAGAGACAGGAATGGAGCAACCAATGCAACTGCGGTCGATCAGAATCAGAATGGAGGCATTGATCAGATTGGTGCAAAAAAGAAGAGCACTGAAGACTACAATCGAGCAGAGCCTAAGCGACCAGTTAACCCCTTTGCAAAATCGTCATCCAGCAAAGAACAGTCATCATCCCTTTTGGATTCCATCAAGAAGATGAAGGTTGAGAATGAGAAGGTTGATAAAGCTAACAGCAAGAAGGTGAATGTTTAA